One genomic region from Spirosoma sp. KCTC 42546 encodes:
- a CDS encoding tRNA-(ms[2]io[6]A)-hydroxylase — protein MSLTTLGLELPTDPRWVNIAEMNIGEILIDHAWCEQKAASSCISLIVMYTDKVKLVEVLTPIVTEEWGHFQRVLKELKKRNIPLGRQRKDEYVNQLRTRIRRTSGDQQGQMMDNLLINALVEARSCERFKLLSEHLADESLQKFYRELMISEAGHYRTFIELAETYLPAKRVRERWKEFLAIEADIMASLDVRSDRMH, from the coding sequence ATGTCGCTTACTACGTTAGGACTTGAATTGCCGACCGACCCGCGCTGGGTCAATATTGCCGAAATGAATATTGGCGAGATTCTGATCGACCATGCCTGGTGCGAACAGAAAGCGGCTTCGTCCTGCATCTCGCTCATTGTCATGTACACCGACAAAGTGAAACTGGTGGAGGTGCTGACGCCCATCGTGACCGAAGAGTGGGGTCATTTTCAGCGGGTGCTTAAAGAGTTGAAGAAGCGGAATATTCCGCTGGGTCGTCAGCGGAAGGATGAGTACGTGAATCAACTCCGCACCCGCATCCGTCGAACCAGTGGCGATCAGCAGGGGCAGATGATGGACAATCTGCTCATCAATGCTCTCGTTGAGGCCCGTAGTTGCGAACGCTTCAAACTCCTCTCAGAACACCTCGCCGATGAAAGCTTACAGAAGTTTTATCGGGAGCTGATGATTTCGGAAGCGGGTCATTACCGCACCTTTATCGAACTCGCCGAGACTTATTTACCCGCCAAACGGGTTCGGGAGCGGTGGAAAGAATTTCTGGCCATCGAAGCCGACATTATGGCCAGTCTGGACGTTCGGAGCGATCGAATGCATTGA
- a CDS encoding acyl-CoA dehydrogenase encodes MATTYFSKRNLHFLLHEVFKAEELTKYDYFSAHDRETFNLVIDSATYIADTLMHPYLKEVDRNQPELKNGQVTVHPKIKEYLKAMGEAGLIGAGFPFEHGGQQLPEMISSCVGFIVMAANNGMMYTGLTSGAAHLITSFGTPELSEAYVPNLLAGIWQGTMALTEPQAGSSLSDVTTSATPQPDGSYKISGQKVFISAGDHDAAENIIHLMLARIDGAPKGTKGISLFVVPKYRPDGAGGYIDNDVTSTGVYHKMGQKGVPAMHLTMGSNENTIGYLVGQPHQGLPYMFQMMNEARIGVGMTAAAISTAAYYAALQYAKERPQSRRLNQKGLLDSPQTPIINHPDVRRMLLFQKAVTEGSLSLLLEAARLFDISEVAEGEEKENAFLMLDLLMPVAKSYPSEMGVQSVSQSLQTFGGYGFTEDFPVEQMYRDIRITPIYEGTTGIQAQDLLGRKMTMKGGKAPQLLFQEIGKSIAEACTHDDLKIYADQLTTELKRTQEVMASLMPYAQQGDIERYLSDATLFLEMFGIVVVAWQWLKQAVVAKQALLTQNPADDELAFYEGKIHTMKFFFHYEVPKTLGLAVRLKDTEVLTIVSEKELAL; translated from the coding sequence ATGGCAACGACCTATTTTAGCAAACGCAATCTGCATTTTCTGCTGCATGAAGTTTTTAAGGCCGAAGAGCTAACTAAATATGACTACTTCAGTGCCCATGATCGCGAAACCTTTAATCTCGTAATCGACTCGGCCACCTACATTGCCGATACGCTTATGCATCCGTATCTGAAGGAAGTCGACAGAAACCAGCCTGAACTTAAAAACGGCCAGGTTACAGTCCACCCGAAAATAAAGGAATACCTGAAAGCAATGGGCGAAGCCGGACTGATTGGAGCCGGGTTTCCATTTGAACATGGCGGGCAGCAACTCCCCGAAATGATCAGTTCGTGTGTGGGTTTCATTGTGATGGCGGCCAACAATGGCATGATGTACACAGGTCTTACCTCCGGAGCAGCTCACCTGATTACATCCTTCGGCACACCTGAGCTAAGTGAAGCCTATGTACCCAATCTACTGGCGGGTATCTGGCAGGGAACCATGGCACTGACCGAACCCCAGGCGGGTTCGTCCCTATCAGACGTTACCACATCTGCCACTCCACAACCTGACGGAAGTTATAAAATCAGTGGGCAAAAAGTATTTATCTCGGCGGGCGACCATGATGCCGCCGAGAACATTATTCACCTGATGCTGGCGCGGATTGATGGGGCACCCAAGGGCACAAAAGGTATTTCGCTCTTTGTCGTGCCCAAATATCGTCCAGACGGAGCAGGTGGTTATATAGACAATGATGTCACCTCAACGGGGGTATACCACAAAATGGGGCAAAAAGGTGTTCCGGCCATGCACCTAACGATGGGCTCTAACGAGAATACGATTGGGTATCTGGTCGGTCAGCCTCATCAGGGTTTGCCCTATATGTTCCAGATGATGAATGAGGCCCGAATTGGCGTAGGCATGACAGCTGCTGCCATTTCTACGGCGGCTTATTACGCAGCCCTACAGTATGCCAAAGAGCGTCCGCAGAGTCGGCGATTAAACCAGAAAGGCCTCCTGGATTCACCCCAGACGCCCATCATTAACCATCCTGATGTTCGGCGAATGTTATTGTTTCAGAAAGCCGTTACGGAAGGGTCTTTATCATTGCTCCTCGAAGCCGCCCGGCTCTTCGACATTAGCGAGGTAGCCGAAGGAGAAGAAAAAGAAAATGCCTTCCTGATGCTCGATCTGCTAATGCCTGTGGCCAAATCGTACCCGTCTGAAATGGGTGTCCAATCCGTGAGCCAGAGTCTGCAAACGTTTGGTGGATACGGGTTTACGGAAGATTTTCCGGTTGAGCAAATGTACCGCGATATTCGTATCACACCAATTTACGAAGGCACTACGGGTATTCAGGCGCAGGATTTATTGGGTCGAAAAATGACGATGAAAGGCGGTAAGGCGCCACAGTTGCTATTCCAGGAAATCGGTAAAAGTATTGCCGAAGCCTGTACACACGATGACCTGAAAATCTACGCCGACCAACTCACGACTGAGTTGAAACGAACCCAGGAAGTCATGGCGAGTCTGATGCCGTACGCCCAACAGGGCGACATTGAGCGGTATCTTTCCGATGCCACGCTGTTTCTGGAAATGTTCGGTATTGTTGTTGTCGCCTGGCAGTGGCTCAAGCAAGCTGTTGTGGCCAAACAAGCTTTACTGACCCAGAATCCAGCCGATGATGAACTGGCTTTTTACGAAGGTAAGATTCACACCATGAAGTTTTTCTTCCACTACGAAGTTCCAAAAACGCTGGGCTTGGCCGTACGGCTGAAAGACACCGAAGTACTTACGATTGTGAGCGAAAAGGAATTGGCGTTGTAA
- a CDS encoding YafY family protein has protein sequence MVGWQLDYQKIRVFGLDRIMAHSFQIIDVLCDPPAFDADVYFRQALGVAAYDDPAEEVILSFTRQQGLHFRAQPFYPFQEEDILIDTEAEFRVKLTIIVNKELVFELARLGDSVKVISPQTVVEELTSFFRQALKQYQGSSTERSG, from the coding sequence GTGGTGGGCTGGCAGCTCGACTACCAGAAAATCCGGGTGTTTGGTCTGGACCGGATCATGGCCCATTCGTTCCAGATCATTGATGTCCTGTGTGATCCGCCCGCTTTCGATGCCGATGTCTATTTTCGGCAGGCATTGGGCGTAGCTGCTTACGACGATCCTGCCGAAGAGGTCATTCTGTCATTTACCCGCCAGCAGGGACTTCATTTTCGGGCGCAACCATTTTATCCGTTTCAGGAAGAAGACATCCTGATCGATACGGAAGCCGAGTTTCGGGTAAAACTGACGATTATCGTCAATAAAGAACTGGTATTTGAACTGGCCCGCTTAGGCGATTCGGTGAAGGTGATTTCTCCCCAAACAGTAGTAGAAGAGCTAACGAGTTTCTTCCGGCAGGCATTGAAACAGTATCAAGGCAGTAGTACCGAACGTTCCGGTTAG
- a CDS encoding DUF2911 domain-containing protein → MKNLIAVFVLLLAIVPLVKAQDKAPASPKVTVESPDKNIKVVYGQPSKKGRVIFGAEGSTSLEKYGKVWRTGANEATEVTFKSDVMFGGKMVKAGTYTLFTIPGEKEWSVILNSTLGQWGAYDYDKIKGTDVASIKVPVSMNKTPIEKLTITPANSSIAIAWDNMTISVPVMKHG, encoded by the coding sequence ATGAAAAACCTAATTGCAGTATTCGTTCTCCTGCTGGCGATTGTACCGCTGGTAAAGGCGCAGGACAAGGCGCCAGCGAGCCCGAAAGTAACGGTCGAAAGCCCGGACAAAAACATTAAAGTTGTGTATGGTCAACCCTCGAAGAAAGGTCGGGTTATTTTTGGTGCCGAAGGATCAACTAGTTTAGAAAAATACGGTAAAGTTTGGCGTACCGGTGCGAATGAAGCTACCGAGGTAACCTTCAAAAGTGATGTTATGTTTGGCGGCAAAATGGTGAAAGCAGGTACCTATACACTGTTCACCATTCCAGGCGAAAAAGAGTGGAGTGTAATCCTGAACAGTACACTGGGTCAATGGGGGGCATATGACTATGATAAAATCAAAGGTACCGATGTGGCTTCAATTAAAGTCCCGGTTTCTATGAATAAAACACCTATCGAAAAATTGACCATTACCCCTGCCAACAGCAGTATTGCTATTGCCTGGGACAATATGACAATTTCGGTTCCCGTAATGAAACACGGTTGA
- a CDS encoding GDSL-type esterase/lipase family protein, with protein MKPFVKKVLAYLVRQLNPEPKNPSIILIGDSLIRMGNWKELLNRSDFINRGIGGETLSQIHARLKQLADTTARIAFIEGGINDLPPSDADTLLAEYQEMATVFQSKQLILVITSLVCISPQAAKKYPWRSDWRAINTQVTSLNEKLKAFCGEKNIDFIDLNSLLSDSVQLQAEYTTDGVHLTESAYRIWAAEAIRILQKYQI; from the coding sequence ATGAAGCCATTCGTAAAGAAGGTACTTGCTTACCTGGTTAGACAACTTAATCCCGAACCGAAAAACCCGTCTATTATTCTGATTGGTGACTCACTCATTCGCATGGGGAACTGGAAGGAGTTATTGAACCGGAGCGATTTCATTAACCGGGGCATAGGTGGCGAAACGCTAAGCCAAATTCATGCACGCCTGAAACAGTTAGCAGATACGACAGCGAGGATTGCGTTTATTGAGGGAGGTATAAATGACTTGCCTCCGTCTGATGCGGATACTCTTTTGGCTGAATACCAGGAAATGGCTACCGTATTTCAATCAAAACAGTTGATTCTTGTCATCACCTCTTTGGTTTGTATTTCTCCACAAGCAGCAAAAAAATATCCCTGGCGAAGCGATTGGAGGGCTATTAATACCCAGGTAACTAGCCTGAATGAGAAACTTAAGGCCTTTTGTGGTGAAAAAAATATTGATTTTATTGACTTGAATTCGTTGCTGTCCGACTCCGTGCAGTTACAAGCAGAATATACTACCGATGGGGTTCATTTAACAGAATCTGCCTACCGTATCTGGGCCGCTGAAGCTATACGGATTTTACAGAAGTACCAGATTTAG
- a CDS encoding PD-(D/E)XK nuclease family protein codes for MTFLQQTAHKIFDQHGPSLSDVWVILPTRRAVSVFLDELAACSDRPFLAPHALAVDDFITQAAGVQLIDSVSLLFELYDVFKEIDPLVEFEQFIGWASVLLADFDRIDQYLISPTELFSYLTAAKTLERWQVDRPSSAQPIVETPGTARYFKLFENLHTAYNALHQRLTEQRLAYRGMAYRLLAQDVEPLIRDNLAYERVYFVGFNALSRAEEHIIRVLVDAQKAELIWDADQYYIRDWGQEAGEFLRRYRDNGWFFSKQNQEDLAQQSNNLLGTEKNIRIVGVPNASMQAKVAGKIYSDWQRAWSAEQGVGDASSPHSAPPAPRPKTAIVLADETLLIPVLYALDENVTDLNVTMGLSLRSSLLFTLVDTLFEMQRTVHEFRTKDGRDLRIPKYHHRHVVKVLNHPFVKQYERIRELMWPGEFLESGEVLPPEPLFQWIAKVIVKDQRVYLTEKEMRELGQDDPLIRVLFTRWPNENPMKAIRVFYELIELLRDVYRVSQDAIEIEYLYLFFTLLKQLEATLEGGQVAVGREQGARSREPGAGNRDSAVDPSTRSAPMAPRSLPPAPRSEHPAITVRSFRQFLYELIRQTSIPFTSEGKSQLQIMGMLETRALDFDRVIILSVNEGVLPQSRKLNSLIPFDIAAELHMPTYREQEAVMAYHFYRLLQRASEIVLLHTTSTDAYGNSKGEPSRFIRQIEHELVPRSKGLIRISHPTVRFGRTGASTVADLTDLRVPKTDAIRAELINTLTTRGLYPSYLNQFVSCSMRFYFSRIVNISEEEDIEEKMGAAEFGSWLHMVLERLDKDYRLKNLPIDESIIKNLLEEEFAKSMKGRVIESGMNLLLYELAQKLMLDFQREQSKLAGLTVIGTEQTLETYLMVPLADGQEIRVRIAGKVDRIEQFGDQIRIVDYKTGRVDLSDKTPSDLSEKLLKDGKEEKMRQLWLYRYLALKNIRDYGGLPRDKAKRDIFPARGLPVEAGFYSFRDISGGFKTNPVRFDTNDDPEQYINDSEELLRQLIRQLLDETEPFKKTDKLETCQFCDFKGICGR; via the coding sequence ATGACTTTTCTTCAACAAACGGCACATAAAATTTTTGACCAGCACGGCCCCAGCCTGAGCGACGTATGGGTGATTTTGCCCACACGCCGGGCTGTATCGGTGTTTCTGGACGAATTAGCGGCTTGTTCTGACAGACCGTTTCTGGCTCCTCATGCACTGGCGGTCGATGATTTTATTACGCAGGCTGCTGGTGTACAGCTCATTGATTCGGTTAGTTTGCTGTTTGAACTCTATGATGTTTTTAAGGAAATAGACCCTCTGGTTGAATTTGAGCAATTTATTGGTTGGGCGTCGGTGCTACTGGCCGACTTCGATCGTATTGATCAATACCTTATTAGTCCAACTGAACTCTTCAGTTACCTGACAGCCGCTAAAACGCTTGAGCGTTGGCAGGTTGATCGGCCTTCATCTGCGCAGCCAATTGTAGAAACCCCCGGAACAGCTCGCTATTTCAAACTGTTCGAAAACTTACACACGGCTTACAACGCCCTGCATCAACGCCTGACCGAACAGAGATTAGCGTATCGGGGAATGGCATACCGATTGCTCGCCCAGGATGTAGAGCCCCTGATTCGAGACAATCTGGCCTATGAACGGGTGTATTTTGTGGGCTTTAATGCCCTTAGCCGCGCTGAAGAACATATTATCCGGGTGCTGGTCGATGCCCAGAAAGCGGAGCTTATCTGGGATGCTGACCAATATTATATCCGCGATTGGGGACAGGAAGCGGGTGAATTTCTCCGCCGATACCGGGATAATGGCTGGTTTTTCTCAAAACAAAACCAGGAAGATCTGGCCCAACAATCGAACAATCTGCTGGGTACGGAGAAAAATATACGGATTGTTGGCGTGCCAAACGCAAGCATGCAGGCAAAAGTGGCCGGAAAGATTTATAGCGATTGGCAGAGGGCATGGAGCGCGGAGCAGGGAGTAGGGGATGCGTCATCTCCGCACTCCGCCCCCCCTGCCCCGCGCCCCAAAACCGCTATTGTGCTGGCTGATGAGACGTTATTGATTCCGGTGTTATATGCTCTTGACGAAAACGTGACCGATCTGAACGTCACAATGGGCTTGTCGCTGCGATCGTCGTTGTTGTTTACCCTGGTCGATACCCTGTTCGAGATGCAACGGACAGTGCACGAATTCAGAACAAAGGATGGGCGTGATCTGCGGATTCCCAAATACCATCACCGCCATGTAGTAAAGGTGCTGAATCATCCGTTTGTAAAGCAGTATGAGCGCATTCGGGAACTTATGTGGCCTGGTGAATTTCTGGAATCGGGAGAGGTATTACCGCCAGAACCGTTGTTCCAGTGGATAGCGAAGGTGATCGTGAAAGATCAGCGCGTGTACCTCACCGAAAAGGAAATGAGGGAGTTAGGGCAGGATGATCCGCTCATTCGGGTATTATTTACCCGTTGGCCCAACGAGAATCCGATGAAAGCCATTCGCGTTTTCTACGAGTTGATCGAGCTACTGCGCGATGTGTACAGGGTCAGCCAGGATGCTATCGAGATCGAGTATCTCTACCTCTTCTTTACGCTCCTTAAACAACTCGAAGCAACACTGGAGGGTGGGCAGGTAGCGGTGGGCAGAGAGCAGGGAGCGCGGAGCCGGGAGCCGGGAGCCGGGAACCGTGATTCTGCTGTCGATCCCTCCACCCGCTCCGCGCCCATGGCTCCCCGCTCCCTGCCCCCGGCTCCGCGCTCCGAGCACCCCGCTATTACCGTGCGGAGTTTTCGACAGTTTCTGTATGAACTGATTCGGCAAACGAGTATTCCGTTTACGAGTGAAGGGAAGAGTCAGTTGCAAATTATGGGGATGCTCGAAACACGGGCGCTGGACTTCGACCGGGTGATTATACTGTCGGTCAATGAAGGTGTATTGCCGCAATCCCGGAAGTTAAACTCGCTGATCCCATTCGATATTGCTGCTGAACTGCACATGCCTACGTACCGGGAACAGGAAGCTGTAATGGCCTATCACTTTTACCGGCTGTTGCAACGGGCGAGCGAGATTGTACTTCTGCACACCACATCTACCGATGCCTATGGAAACAGCAAAGGAGAGCCTAGCCGGTTTATCCGGCAAATTGAACATGAACTGGTGCCCCGCTCGAAAGGGCTTATCCGGATCAGCCACCCCACAGTGCGCTTCGGTCGAACGGGTGCTAGTACGGTAGCTGATCTGACGGATTTGCGGGTGCCTAAAACGGATGCTATCCGCGCCGAACTCATCAATACACTAACAACAAGAGGCCTGTATCCATCTTACCTGAATCAGTTCGTGAGTTGCTCCATGCGCTTTTATTTCAGCCGGATCGTGAACATTAGCGAGGAGGAAGATATAGAAGAGAAAATGGGGGCCGCCGAGTTCGGGAGCTGGCTCCATATGGTGCTGGAGCGGCTGGATAAAGACTATCGGCTGAAAAACCTGCCTATTGATGAGTCGATTATCAAGAACCTGCTGGAAGAAGAGTTTGCGAAGTCGATGAAGGGTCGGGTTATTGAATCGGGAATGAATTTACTCCTGTACGAACTGGCGCAGAAACTCATGCTCGACTTCCAGCGGGAGCAAAGTAAACTGGCTGGACTTACCGTTATCGGAACTGAGCAAACCCTCGAAACCTACCTGATGGTACCCCTGGCTGATGGTCAGGAAATTCGGGTGCGAATAGCCGGTAAAGTGGACCGAATCGAACAGTTTGGCGATCAAATTCGGATCGTGGATTATAAAACAGGACGGGTTGATTTATCCGATAAAACACCCAGCGACCTATCGGAAAAACTCCTGAAAGACGGTAAGGAAGAAAAAATGAGGCAGTTGTGGTTATACCGCTATCTGGCCCTCAAGAATATCAGAGACTACGGCGGCCTGCCCCGCGATAAAGCCAAACGGGATATTTTCCCGGCCAGAGGGCTGCCGGTTGAAGCAGGATTTTATTCCTTTCGGGATATCAGTGGTGGTTTCAAAACGAACCCCGTTCGGTTCGATACCAATGATGATCCTGAACAGTACATCAACGATTCGGAAGAATTATTACGGCAACTGATCCGCCAGCTTCTGGATGAAACGGAACCGTTTAAGAAGACCGACAAACTCGAAACCTGCCAGTTCTGTGATTTTAAAGGGATTTGTGGGCGATAA
- a CDS encoding zeta toxin family protein, whose protein sequence is MKFVAINGDEYRQYHPRATELNEEYGQDAPKYTQPFSNTLVEYLKAECLRLRCNFIIEGTMRTYAVIERTAQEIKQAGFRCEAHALAIHRQDSLLGVFQRFESDKQRTGVGRFSPIAVHDEAYRQIPLNLAKAEDEKLFDRIVVYTRQPDGQLTMGLERTGDQLEPANFNREFDRLRQPIFDQIFYHQQWLALLELAQTRNETNDDYLKQIDAFVQLFSV, encoded by the coding sequence ATTAAATTCGTTGCTATCAATGGTGATGAATATCGGCAGTATCACCCGAGGGCGACAGAGCTAAATGAAGAATACGGCCAGGATGCTCCTAAATACACACAACCTTTCTCCAACACCTTAGTCGAATACCTCAAAGCTGAATGCCTGCGCTTGCGCTGCAATTTCATCATTGAAGGCACCATGCGTACCTACGCCGTTATCGAACGAACAGCACAGGAAATTAAACAGGCCGGTTTTCGGTGCGAAGCCCATGCGTTAGCCATCCACCGCCAGGATAGCCTGTTAGGCGTATTTCAGCGATTTGAAAGCGATAAACAGCGTACAGGTGTTGGTCGGTTCTCACCAATTGCTGTTCACGATGAAGCGTATCGCCAGATTCCACTCAATCTCGCTAAAGCTGAAGACGAGAAACTGTTCGACCGGATTGTTGTGTATACGCGCCAGCCCGATGGGCAACTTACCATGGGATTGGAGCGAACGGGCGATCAGCTTGAGCCTGCAAATTTTAACAGGGAGTTTGACCGACTTCGCCAGCCTATTTTCGATCAGATATTTTACCATCAGCAATGGCTTGCTCTCCTGGAACTAGCGCAAACGCGTAACGAAACAAACGATGATTACCTCAAACAGATTGATGCGTTTGTTCAGCTGTTTAGCGTGTAG
- a CDS encoding S8 family peptidase: protein MALNKYTASGLLEKSKTFCFVLLLVLSQFSSFGQVTRKYLVLLRDKANTPYSISKPEQFLSQRSILRRQKQNIPVLERDLPVNPAYLTQLQQAGGKIWFSSRWMNAVLVEASDATIATIQNLSIVKGLEFGRSLANARISVTETQTTTTYTADRFGKFGTVDNPPLNYGSSQDQVTQLGADKMHQQGYHGEGMLIGVLDSGFLNANKVAYLKPVFAENRVLATYDFVKKETSVYEDDWHGLSCLSTIAATADNQLYGTAYKASFILLRTEDVNSEKQIEEANWLFGAEYADSAGVDVISSSLGYTEFDDASTSYTYQNMDGKTTLCSRAAQIATETGMVVVVAAGNEGSSAWHYLSAPSDAASVLAVAAVTQTGTRASFSSFGPSADGRVKPDLAARGQGTVIGIPNGLIATGDGTSFATPLLAGLATGFWQAHPRLTAAQVTTALRRSGSQSGTPDDQLGYGIPNFERASSVTDSYGPFLIYPNPFTDSQSVIVQWSELEANTPFDATLSNAAGRTIWQNQYTGLPSFVLPNLNLSAGVYFMTLVAGDKKKTMKLVKQ from the coding sequence ATGGCACTCAACAAGTATACCGCATCCGGGCTCTTGGAAAAGAGTAAGACTTTCTGCTTTGTACTCCTGTTGGTGCTTAGCCAATTCAGCAGTTTTGGTCAGGTTACCCGCAAATATCTGGTACTGTTGCGCGATAAGGCCAACACGCCTTACAGCATAAGTAAACCCGAACAATTTTTATCCCAGCGTTCTATTCTACGTCGGCAAAAACAAAACATTCCTGTACTGGAACGCGATCTTCCCGTTAATCCAGCTTATCTGACCCAGCTTCAACAGGCAGGGGGGAAAATCTGGTTTTCATCACGCTGGATGAATGCGGTGTTGGTTGAAGCCAGCGACGCCACGATTGCCACTATCCAAAACCTCTCTATCGTAAAAGGCCTCGAATTCGGCAGGTCACTGGCCAACGCCCGCATCAGTGTAACAGAAACCCAAACCACGACAACTTACACGGCTGATCGTTTCGGCAAGTTTGGTACGGTTGACAATCCACCCCTTAATTATGGCAGCTCACAAGATCAAGTTACGCAACTGGGTGCCGATAAAATGCACCAGCAGGGTTATCATGGCGAAGGGATGCTCATTGGTGTGTTGGATTCAGGTTTTCTGAATGCGAATAAAGTAGCTTACTTAAAACCAGTATTCGCCGAAAATAGGGTGCTGGCTACCTACGATTTTGTCAAGAAAGAAACCAGTGTGTATGAAGATGACTGGCACGGTTTATCCTGTTTGTCGACTATTGCGGCTACAGCCGATAATCAACTGTATGGAACCGCCTATAAAGCTTCCTTTATTCTGCTTCGCACTGAGGATGTAAACAGTGAAAAACAAATCGAAGAAGCTAACTGGCTATTCGGAGCCGAATACGCCGACAGCGCAGGCGTAGATGTTATCAGCTCATCGTTAGGCTATACGGAGTTCGATGATGCATCAACGAGCTACACCTACCAGAATATGGACGGCAAAACAACGCTCTGTAGCCGTGCCGCCCAAATTGCCACCGAAACCGGCATGGTCGTCGTTGTGGCCGCTGGTAATGAGGGTAGTAGTGCCTGGCATTACCTATCGGCCCCATCCGATGCGGCATCGGTTCTGGCCGTTGCTGCCGTTACACAAACAGGAACACGCGCGTCGTTCAGTTCATTTGGTCCCTCGGCCGATGGTCGTGTCAAACCTGATTTGGCCGCACGGGGCCAGGGCACCGTAATCGGCATTCCAAACGGACTGATCGCAACAGGCGATGGGACCTCATTTGCGACTCCCCTGCTCGCAGGTTTAGCCACCGGTTTCTGGCAGGCGCACCCTCGCCTGACAGCGGCTCAGGTAACAACAGCATTACGTCGGTCGGGAAGTCAATCTGGTACTCCTGACGATCAACTTGGCTACGGCATTCCAAATTTTGAGCGGGCATCATCTGTTACCGATTCGTATGGGCCCTTTTTAATTTACCCGAATCCATTTACTGATAGTCAATCGGTTATTGTTCAGTGGAGCGAACTTGAAGCGAATACCCCCTTTGATGCAACATTAAGTAATGCCGCAGGGCGTACTATCTGGCAGAATCAGTATACCGGTTTGCCTTCATTCGTTTTACCCAATCTGAATTTATCCGCGGGTGTCTACTTCATGACACTGGTTGCTGGTGATAAGAAAAAGACGATGAAGCTGGTGAAACAGTGA
- the msrA gene encoding peptide-methionine (S)-S-oxide reductase MsrA, with the protein MKRLILISLLFFSVGLPIGCNQQPAEKTPTVIDINPAKLPTLRTGEAVATVAGGCFWAVQEEMKSLKGVRVAISGYAGGDLDYPTYEQVGTDQTGHAETVQIYYDPKVISYDVLLDAFFAGHDATQLNRQGPDIGKHYRSAIFYRTPGEKARIDAAIRRENASGHHKVPVVTQVAPFKAFYPAEVYHQDYYQHNFYNNLYIQLVSKAKVEKFREQMEGRLKD; encoded by the coding sequence ATGAAACGGCTTATCCTAATTTCGCTACTCTTTTTTTCTGTAGGCCTGCCGATAGGTTGCAACCAACAACCCGCCGAGAAAACCCCAACGGTTATCGACATTAACCCCGCAAAACTGCCTACGCTACGTACTGGCGAAGCGGTAGCCACAGTAGCGGGAGGCTGTTTCTGGGCCGTACAGGAAGAAATGAAATCGCTGAAAGGCGTTCGGGTAGCGATTTCCGGTTACGCCGGTGGCGATCTGGATTACCCGACCTATGAGCAGGTCGGTACGGATCAAACGGGGCATGCCGAGACGGTCCAGATTTATTACGATCCGAAGGTGATTTCTTACGATGTGTTGCTCGATGCGTTCTTTGCCGGACATGATGCTACCCAGTTGAACCGGCAAGGGCCTGATATTGGCAAGCATTACCGTTCGGCAATTTTCTACCGCACGCCCGGAGAGAAAGCCCGCATCGACGCAGCCATTCGTCGCGAGAATGCCTCTGGCCACCATAAAGTCCCGGTGGTTACGCAGGTAGCACCATTCAAGGCATTCTATCCCGCAGAGGTCTATCATCAGGATTACTACCAGCATAATTTCTATAACAACCTGTATATTCAACTCGTATCCAAAGCAAAAGTGGAGAAGTTTCGGGAGCAGATGGAGGGGAGGTTGAAAGACTAG